Genomic segment of Flavobacterium sp.:
CCTGAAAAAACACATGCTTTTGAAATAGGAACGATGTACAAAAAGCTTGATTTTAAAATTGGTTATACTTTTAGAATTGACCCAATTTCTGCAGCTGCTTTGCAGGGCGATACGCCAAACAGCTATGTTTTAAGAGCTTTAAATCTTGAAAAAGGACATGTTTTCTTTAGCTCACTTTCAAGATCTTTTAATGTAAAATGGTGGAATTCTACAAATACAGTAAGTATGAATTTAACCAAATCAATTGATAATTTTTATTCTTTTGAAATGAGTCCGGTTAAACCACAGTTTTATCTATATTCGAATAATACTTTTACTGTTCCTAAACTTTTTAAACTTCAGCTTTTAGCCTGGTATTTAGGAGACAGAAGCTACGGATTAGGAAGTGATAATAGCCGTTCGACTGTAACGTTAGGAATTGAAAGAAACTTTTTTAAAGATGCCTTAAAACTTAATTTTACGGCAAATGATATCTTCCATAAGTTTATGGTTTCGGGTAATTATGAAGTAGGACAAACTCAAATTTATTATCACAGAACTTACACCACAAATTATTTTAAACTCATTGCAACATATAGTTTCGGGAATTCTAAAAAGACTACTTATAAAAAAACTGAAATTGAGCAATCTGAAAATAGCAGGGCGAGGTAAATTACCTGATATATCTTGACGATATCATTACAATAAGTATTAATATAACTGCTAAGAAAACTGAGTTTGGGTTGGCAAAATTAATTGTCCAGCCCATTTGTTTTATTCTCTTTGGAGGAAACATTCTCTTATCCTCTGGATTATAGTAGAATATACCCCAAATCCAGTTTTTAG
This window contains:
- a CDS encoding DUF5808 domain-containing protein — protein: MNSNEPSEEEKNNWQNNPKNWIWGIFYYNPEDKRMFPPKRIKQMGWTINFANPNSVFLAVILILIVMISSRYIR